Below is a genomic region from Desulfurella amilsii.
GTTGCCTATAAAACTTTTTAGCATATAACGCATTGTCTCTTGCTACTGTTTGTTTTTTGCTTTTGCCAACAGATACGATACAACCCAAGATGCTATGGGAATCAAAAATACAAGAATCCTTGATAGTGCAATACTTAATCCAATATTTTCTTGATATGCAATAATTGATAATGTTATAAAAAAAGCAATGAAAGCTATACCAAATGCAAACCTTACAGGATAGCTTTTTGGCGTTTCCATGTAATAAGCTTGTTGATTTGATTTTGACAATATCGGCACTAGAACTATGAAAAGCATTATTATTGATGGTATTATAATTCCACCAATCGACTCTGGGTCTATAACGGCACTTTTTGAGAGATGGATTACAAAAGTATTTGGTATTATTTTAAGCAGTCCATAAATCCACAAGAAATACCAGTCTGGTTTTACCATAGGTGTAGAATTGGTTGGAGGTCCAAAGTATTGTGATGGATGTACGGGGTAAAAAGAAGCAATAATAAATAAAAGCCCAAATGTCATTAAAAATAAAAATATCATTATTGTGGTTTGTTGTGGCCAAAGTGGTATACCTAGTATTGATCCTTTGTAATTCTCTTTATTTTCTTTAGGCTGTGTGTGTTTTTGTTTTATCATTACAATTAAGTGGGCTCCAAGCAAAAGCGATATAATAAGGGGCATGATTACAACATGATATGCAAAAAATCGTGGTAGAACACCAGGTGAGGGGAAAGCACCATTAAATATGAAATTTGCCAATGAATGACCTATCCATGGAACTTGAGAAGCAAGATAATAGCCAATATTAGTAGCTGTTACAGAAAAAGCATCATACGGTAACAAGTATCCGCTAAATGAAGCAAATATGGCGGAACCTAAAAGCAAGAGTCCAATCCACCAGTTTATTTCACGTGGTTTTTTAAATGATCCAGAAAAATAAACCCTCAATAAATGAAGCATTATAGAAGCTAAAAATAAATGAGCGGCAAAATGATGGACGTATCTTATTATCATACCAAGCGGTTGAGCGTTAATTGCAAGTATACTCGCATACGCAGCAGGAAGGTGTTTGGGTCCGACTTGAACTAATTTTGAAGAAGCCTCATACCCAAATAATAAATATATGCCTGTTATTACAAGTATAATAAAACTAAATAAAGCAATTTCTCCAAAAAAGTATGTAGGATGTACAGGAAAGGCTTTTCTTAAAAATTTTTTACTAAACCTGTCAAGATCTAATCTTTCGTTTAACCATTTATACATTTTATCCTCCTATACCATTGGCCCTACTGGACCATCAAAATCGCCATCTGCTACAATTTCATTATTTGGACTAAACTTTATTGGTAATTGTGGTAGTGGTCTTGGAGCAGGTCCTGATACTACTTTTGCACCTTCAAATATATTGTACATACTTTGATGACAAGGGCAAAAAATGTGGGGGTATGGTGCTGGTGTTTGAGATTTTGGATGCCAGTCAACAGTACAACCCATATGTGTACAAATTGCACTATATGCTACAATGCCATTTATTACCCAACTTAAATGCGTAGGTGCTTTAAATTCTGATTGAACCTCATGAATAATCATTATTAAATTTAAATGCTCTTCTTTTCCCAATGGGAAAGCTAATGCTCCTTTATCTAATTTAATTGAGTCAAGAGTTATAACTTGACCTTTTTGGGGTCCCATTGCGTAAACTAGTTTATTTCCTGCTGTTATTGGTTTTCTTTCATTTGCTTTTGAACTTTGTGGTTTTATTGTTCCAAAAGTACTTATCATTGCTCCAACCAAACTTACACCAGCAATACCTATGCCTGCTTTTAATATTTTTCTTCTTGCGATACAGGCCTGACATACTTGATTTTCTTGGTTGGTTGTTTGTTTTATTTTATCCATTATAATCCTACTACCATGGAATTTCATCGTTTATGTCTTGTGTAATAACTTCGTCGTCTATATAAAATTTTCTATAAAATAGGACAATTAATGCCATTAAAATGAAGTTAAAGCCTGTTATTAAGCCAATCATAGAGTTAACAGCGTTTGAGTACAACTCCACAATAAGCCAAATTGCACATGCAATTTCTCCAACACTTAAAAGCATTATTAAGAAAAATGGAAACCATCCTGTATTATCTTTTTTAATAGATTCTGTATGATTTATATTTTTCTCAACAAAAGACGATGCAAACCCGATTATTCCTGCAATAATAAACAATAATGCCCAGGCTATTAAACCTATCTGATAGGAAGTAAGATGAGATGTAATCATAAAGGATTTGTGGCTTTTATTTTTGCCAAAAAAATTTATTTGTACTTCATTATGGTTTGGGCCATGGTATTTTGTAAAATTTTTTCCGTCTGAGTACGCAAGCATTACAGTCATGTTTTTGTTTTCTATAGTTTTATCATGAAGGCCGCAAGATTTTAAGTTTCTAGTAAATGTCAAAATCGTACCCTTGGGTGTTGACTCACCTTTGTAAGACAATATGCAATCTTTTCCTCCAGCTTGCACTATAGGCTCATGGCTGTATGGTGTATTAGCGTATTCTTCGTTTATGTAGGTTTTTCCACCTTTTACAAAACCCATAAATATATCTGCTCCATTCATTACGGGGCCTTTTGGGTCAAAACCAATACCTACCCACCCCTGACCAGGCGATTGAAGCGCAAAATTAATTTTACCCTTGTCGATTTTCCAAAATAGATTTATCTTTGTTTTTTTATCAAAAAAGTGATCTGTGTATTTTGTGCCAAGCATAGTCATATTTACGGGAGATTTTTGGTTGTTGCTCAGAATTTCATAAGTTATAAAACCTAGTACAATAATACCAATAACAAAAAAAATGGATGAGATTTTTAAGTACCTTGCCATTTCTACCTCCTTGTTTTGGCTAGTATAGATATTTAAAAGGCTTTTTAAAATAGGAGTTTTTTGATTAATAAGTCAAACTTTACCTACAAAGAATTGTAATGTAACAAAAAACCTACTTTTGTAAAATTGCATATACTTTTCTTTTGTAAGGCAAAAGTATCAAAAAAGATGATAGCCCAATAAGTATGAACCCTAAAAGTATTATGTAACTACCGGGATCTTTTGAGGCAGAAATTATACTAACAAACGATTCATGCGCATTAGAAAAATGGATATTGTTCCCAGCAACATTAACAGATTGATGCTCAAAAAGCCAGCCGTTTGCAAAACCTTTTGGCGTAAATACATATAAATTTGCCACAAACTTTGAATTATAGTATTGTAAATTTTTTATGTACAAAACAATATTGCCAATTTTTTGGGGTTTATCAAGATAGAGTTTAATTGTATTACTGTTTACGGAGATGTTGATAAAAGTTTGTGACTTTTTTGGCATATAGCTAGATTGGTAAAACCATATGCCTTTATATTTAAATGGGTGGTTAACACGTATGTGAAATGGTATTTTTTTGTTGTTATCCACGATAAAACCAGTTGTTTTATATTCCTTTGGTATACTACCTTTTTTGTAGTATTTTATGCTAAAGCTTTTGCTTTCAATGTAAAAAGGCAAATGAATCATGCTTGAGTTAGCTAAGTAAACTATATTTGTGGGTTTATTGTTTTTTAGTATCAATACTCCTCTAAATCCAAACAAGCTTGTTATCAATGCACCAACTGCAATTATTAGTATAGATAAATGTATAAAATATACAGCAAATTTTCTTATGGGGTATTTGTGAACAAGTATTACACTATTTTTTTCGTAGAAAAATAGCTTTTTGGCTTTTAGTAACAATTTCAAATGCTCTTTTTTGCCTTCAATATTTTTAAATTTAAAATTTTTTTGGGCTTTAATAGGAACCTCAAATAAGCCTTTTGTTTTTGGGATAAGACTGATGGTGCAGGCTATAAGATTTATCATGAATAAAGTAATTATTAATTGAAAATAAAAAGAATAATAAATATTATAAAATCCAATTGATTTTAAAAATGTTGGATACAATGATTGAAAGCTTGATATAGCTATCATAAAAGCTATAAGTACAAGTAGGGATATTGTTAAATTCAAAGATTTTAATATATTATACGCTTTATTTAGATGCATAACTATGAAGGCCAGGCATTATAAAGTTTACGCCCAAGTAAGTAATCATAATCGACACAAAGCCAATTAAAGCAAGATACGATAAAAAACGCACGCTTTTGCCTTTTACATTGTAATGAATATAAATGAGGTAGACAATCCAGGTAATTAAGCTCCATACCTCTTTTGGATCCCAGCTCCAATAACCACCCCAGGCATACTTTGCCCAGATTGATCCTGTAATAATCCCTGTTGTTAGCAGTGGGAAACCTATGTAGATAGGTTTAATTAGCATATCCTTTGAAACGGGCTTGTATGGTTTGTGAAAGTATATTAACCCTGCAAAAACTAACAAGAAAATTAAAACACCTGTCATCAAAATATTATAATTTAAGAAATATTTTACAATAGAGGTAAATAATCCGGATAATAAAATTCCAAAAAAAAGAGAACTTATTATATAATCGCTTTTAAGTTTTGATGAATACAACATGTATAATCCAACTAAAAAATTAATTGAAAAAGCTGCATATGCAAGAAAAGAAGTGATAACATGTATTGCTAGCCAGTTACTCTTTAGGGCAGGAATTAGCGGTTGTATATTTTCATCAAACCCAGCAATGGAAAGACCAAACAGTATAGAGCTTATTAAAAGCGATGAAAAAAGAACAATAAACCCTTTGCTTTTTTTTATAAATATTACTTGGAATAGCGCTATACATAGAACAAAAAAAACAAAAGAAGTAAAAGCATCAGTTACAGGTATATGGCCTGCTTTTTGCCATCTATAAAAAAAATAAGCTAAATTTTCTAAAAAAGACAGAAAAAATATAATTTTTGCATAAAATTGGAGTTTTTGTGATTTGACTGTAATACCAATAAACATCAATAAAGCAGAAAATAAATAAGAAAAGCTCATTATTGAAAATAATAGTTTCATAAAGCCCCTTAGTTTTTTAGAATACCTATTTTTAAAGCAAATTTAATAAAATCAGATTTATTTTCTATGTTTAATTTTTCAAAAGCACGTGTTTTATATGTAGAAACGGTTTTTTCGCTTATATAGTATTTAAATGCTATTTCTCTGTTTGTA
It encodes:
- a CDS encoding cytochrome b, with the protein product MYKWLNERLDLDRFSKKFLRKAFPVHPTYFFGEIALFSFIILVITGIYLLFGYEASSKLVQVGPKHLPAAYASILAINAQPLGMIIRYVHHFAAHLFLASIMLHLLRVYFSGSFKKPREINWWIGLLLLGSAIFASFSGYLLPYDAFSVTATNIGYYLASQVPWIGHSLANFIFNGAFPSPGVLPRFFAYHVVIMPLIISLLLGAHLIVMIKQKHTQPKENKENYKGSILGIPLWPQQTTIMIFLFLMTFGLLFIIASFYPVHPSQYFGPPTNSTPMVKPDWYFLWIYGLLKIIPNTFVIHLSKSAVIDPESIGGIIIPSIIMLFIVLVPILSKSNQQAYYMETPKSYPVRFAFGIAFIAFFITLSIIAYQENIGLSIALSRILVFLIPIASWVVSYLLAKAKNKQ
- a CDS encoding ubiquinol-cytochrome c reductase iron-sulfur subunit, producing MDKIKQTTNQENQVCQACIARRKILKAGIGIAGVSLVGAMISTFGTIKPQSSKANERKPITAGNKLVYAMGPQKGQVITLDSIKLDKGALAFPLGKEEHLNLIMIIHEVQSEFKAPTHLSWVINGIVAYSAICTHMGCTVDWHPKSQTPAPYPHIFCPCHQSMYNIFEGAKVVSGPAPRPLPQLPIKFSPNNEIVADGDFDGPVGPMV
- a CDS encoding DOMON domain-containing protein, producing the protein MARYLKISSIFFVIGIIVLGFITYEILSNNQKSPVNMTMLGTKYTDHFFDKKTKINLFWKIDKGKINFALQSPGQGWVGIGFDPKGPVMNGADIFMGFVKGGKTYINEEYANTPYSHEPIVQAGGKDCILSYKGESTPKGTILTFTRNLKSCGLHDKTIENKNMTVMLAYSDGKNFTKYHGPNHNEVQINFFGKNKSHKSFMITSHLTSYQIGLIAWALLFIIAGIIGFASSFVEKNINHTESIKKDNTGWFPFFLIMLLSVGEIACAIWLIVELYSNAVNSMIGLITGFNFILMALIVLFYRKFYIDDEVITQDINDEIPW
- a CDS encoding cytochrome c biogenesis protein ResB — protein: MIAISSFQSLYPTFLKSIGFYNIYYSFYFQLIITLFMINLIACTISLIPKTKGLFEVPIKAQKNFKFKNIEGKKEHLKLLLKAKKLFFYEKNSVILVHKYPIRKFAVYFIHLSILIIAVGALITSLFGFRGVLILKNNKPTNIVYLANSSMIHLPFYIESKSFSIKYYKKGSIPKEYKTTGFIVDNNKKIPFHIRVNHPFKYKGIWFYQSSYMPKKSQTFINISVNSNTIKLYLDKPQKIGNIVLYIKNLQYYNSKFVANLYVFTPKGFANGWLFEHQSVNVAGNNIHFSNAHESFVSIISASKDPGSYIILLGFILIGLSSFLILLPYKRKVYAILQK
- the ccsB gene encoding c-type cytochrome biogenesis protein CcsB; protein product: MKLLFSIMSFSYLFSALLMFIGITVKSQKLQFYAKIIFFLSFLENLAYFFYRWQKAGHIPVTDAFTSFVFFVLCIALFQVIFIKKSKGFIVLFSSLLISSILFGLSIAGFDENIQPLIPALKSNWLAIHVITSFLAYAAFSINFLVGLYMLYSSKLKSDYIISSLFFGILLSGLFTSIVKYFLNYNILMTGVLIFLLVFAGLIYFHKPYKPVSKDMLIKPIYIGFPLLTTGIITGSIWAKYAWGGYWSWDPKEVWSLITWIVYLIYIHYNVKGKSVRFLSYLALIGFVSIMITYLGVNFIMPGLHSYASK